The Planctomycetia bacterium sequence AAACGACTCGTCTAGGTCGGAGAGGCGGCCAAGTAGCGTCCACCCCGTCGCGCGCAGCCGCTCGTTCGACGAGCTCAGCCACTCGCGCAACTTGTCGCGCGCATGCGGGCCTTCGGCTGCGAGCGTTGCGACGTAGAGGCCACACATGCGCATTGGATTCTCGATCGCCCACCGGTCGAGTTCGTCCGGCGTCATCGCCCGCGGATCGGCGATCTTCATCGCAAGATTCCGCGCGTCGACATTGCCGGTCGCCCACAACTCTCGCGCGAGTTCGTGATCAACGTCGATCCGCTTCATCAACTTGAAGAGTTCGCCGAAGAGGACGCCGAACATCGGTCCCTTCGCGCCGTGCCGCGCCCACGTCTTGCGGGTCTGCTCCGTGCCGAGCTTCTCCAGGATGGTCATGACTTCCGAAAGCGATAT is a genomic window containing:
- a CDS encoding DNA alkylation repair protein, which encodes MTILEKLGTEQTRKTWARHGAKGPMFGVLFGELFKLMKRIDVDHELARELWATGNVDARNLAMKIADPRAMTPDELDRWAIENPMRMCGLYVATLAAEGPHARDKLREWLSSSNERLRATGWTLLGRLSDLDESFPEDQLLHSIEVIEKSIHAAANEVKSDMNRALITIGGRSSALRKAVLAAAKRIGEVTVDHGDTACKTPDVATTVEKMWARSGTKFGSPAAHERSMKSMRRRC